The Peribacillus sp. FSL P2-0133 genome has a segment encoding these proteins:
- a CDS encoding anti-sigma factor translates to MNCHEEIIEYMHDYLDEDIKPEHKEVLREHLHNCAECRDYFHEMKKAVALVQSTSHIKAPDDFTAKVMAQLPKETKTTGAKRWFKSHPFMTAAAMFILLMTGSVFSTYNQDEHFSVSKQPNLVVEGETVIVPEGETIKGNVVVQNGNIQIDGEVEGDVTVINGHKYMSKAGNVTGSIHVIDQAFEWMWYKVKDTATSLVPAKEEKKE, encoded by the coding sequence ATGAACTGCCATGAGGAAATCATTGAATATATGCATGATTATTTAGATGAGGACATCAAACCGGAGCATAAAGAAGTTTTACGGGAGCACTTGCATAACTGTGCTGAATGCCGGGATTACTTTCATGAAATGAAAAAGGCGGTCGCTCTTGTACAAAGCACTTCCCATATAAAGGCCCCGGATGACTTTACAGCAAAGGTTATGGCTCAATTGCCAAAGGAAACGAAAACAACAGGTGCCAAACGTTGGTTCAAAAGCCATCCCTTCATGACAGCGGCAGCGATGTTCATCTTATTGATGACAGGATCTGTTTTTTCCACTTATAATCAGGACGAACATTTTTCAGTATCAAAGCAGCCTAACTTAGTGGTCGAAGGTGAAACGGTGATTGTGCCTGAAGGTGAGACAATCAAGGGGAATGTGGTAGTTCAAAATGGTAACATTCAAATAGATGGTGAAGTAGAGGGAGATGTGACAGTCATAAATGGGCATAAATATATGTCAAAAGCAGGGAATGTGACTGGAAGCATCCATGTTATTGACCAAGCTTTTGAGTGGATGTGGTATAAAGTAAAGGATACTGCAACCTCGTTGGTTCCTGCTAAAGAGGAGAAAAAGGAATAA
- the cdaA gene encoding diadenylate cyclase CdaA, with the protein MSLTNLTVWDYVVNFIDILLVWFVIYKLLTIIRGTKAIQLLKGIFVIVIVKSLSNLFGFNTLGWLMAQVMNWGVLAILVIFQPELRRALEQLGRGKLFARGTVPEENQQERLVEEILKASTYMAKRRIGALITIEKGTELGDYVETGIPLKSYISSELLINIFIPNTPLHDGAVILQNNQVAAAACYLPLSESPFISKELGTRHRAAIGMSEVTDSLTIVVSEETGGISVTKNGELYRDLNQESFRAMLTSELVVENIKSTSSSIFNWRGKKNG; encoded by the coding sequence ATGTCTTTAACCAACTTGACTGTTTGGGACTATGTAGTAAATTTCATTGATATTCTCCTTGTATGGTTTGTGATATATAAATTGTTAACTATTATTCGGGGCACGAAGGCTATTCAGCTGCTAAAAGGAATTTTTGTAATTGTCATTGTAAAAAGCTTAAGCAACCTGTTTGGTTTCAATACACTCGGATGGTTAATGGCACAAGTCATGAATTGGGGAGTATTGGCGATTCTCGTCATTTTTCAACCTGAACTGAGAAGGGCACTTGAACAATTAGGACGCGGGAAGCTCTTTGCAAGGGGCACCGTTCCGGAAGAGAATCAGCAAGAGCGTTTAGTCGAAGAAATCCTAAAGGCGTCCACCTATATGGCAAAAAGGCGGATCGGAGCCTTGATTACGATAGAAAAAGGTACGGAGCTAGGGGATTATGTTGAAACGGGGATACCGCTAAAATCCTATATTTCTTCAGAACTGCTCATTAATATCTTCATCCCTAATACGCCGCTCCATGATGGTGCAGTTATTCTGCAAAATAACCAGGTGGCAGCTGCAGCTTGCTATTTGCCACTATCAGAGAGTCCTTTCATATCAAAGGAACTTGGCACACGGCATAGGGCAGCCATAGGCATGAGTGAAGTTACGGATAGTCTTACGATTGTCGTTTCAGAAGAAACGGGAGGGATATCCGTCACTAAAAACGGGGAACTTTACCGGGATTTGAATCAAGAATCATTTAGGGCCATGCTTACAAGTGAACTGGTAGTGGAAAACATCAAATCAACTTCCTCAAGCATCTTTAACTGGAGGGGGAAAAAGAATGGATAA
- a CDS encoding CdaR family protein, with the protein MDKFTNSAWFMRIVAFALAALLFISINFEMESDKKSLGLSTAPEISTETIENVPVEVYYDRENLVVSGVPEAVDVTLKGAKSLLINAKNQRDFKVYVDLSDPAISMGDRTVTFKISDLNEKLVATIDPEYAEVNVQERVTKEFPVEAEYNSSLLEEGYTAGQPTVSPKTVKITGAKDAIEQISYVKANLEISKGLNETVNSKATVKALDRDLNKLDVTIEPSTVSVSLEVSIPSKTVSIAPKQTGKTKDGIRITSISVDPKEVTLFGSETSLEKIDEVVLPVNISKIDGDTELELDLDKPESVQKMSLGKAKVKIRTEKVDVDEENAEPVVEEEEPETEQKQEEQVVEEEAEEDEPAAIESKTFNNIQIVPVGIQDDQNAELESDVTSITLLGEADDLKKITKDDINLTVDVSNLDEGTHDVDLAVTVPEGVEWELDSKTVSVTISQKDEET; encoded by the coding sequence ATGGATAAATTCACCAATAGCGCTTGGTTTATGAGAATCGTAGCTTTTGCCTTGGCGGCACTTTTGTTCATTTCCATTAACTTCGAAATGGAGTCGGATAAAAAATCCCTTGGTTTATCGACTGCCCCTGAAATCAGTACGGAGACCATCGAAAATGTACCGGTTGAAGTGTACTATGACCGTGAGAATCTAGTGGTGAGCGGAGTGCCGGAGGCGGTTGATGTTACTCTAAAGGGAGCAAAAAGCTTATTGATAAATGCGAAAAACCAAAGGGACTTTAAAGTGTATGTAGACCTTTCCGATCCTGCAATCTCAATGGGGGACAGAACTGTCACATTTAAAATAAGTGATTTGAATGAAAAGTTAGTGGCGACGATCGATCCGGAATATGCGGAGGTCAACGTTCAGGAACGGGTGACGAAGGAATTCCCCGTTGAAGCCGAGTATAATAGCTCTTTACTTGAAGAGGGATATACCGCTGGCCAGCCAACAGTCAGCCCGAAAACTGTCAAAATAACGGGTGCTAAAGATGCGATTGAACAAATTTCCTATGTAAAGGCAAACCTTGAAATAAGTAAGGGACTTAACGAAACGGTGAACAGCAAGGCAACCGTTAAAGCCCTGGACAGGGACTTGAACAAGCTGGATGTGACGATCGAGCCATCTACTGTTTCAGTTTCCTTAGAAGTGAGCATTCCTTCCAAGACGGTGTCGATAGCACCGAAGCAAACTGGCAAGACAAAGGATGGCATCAGAATCACGAGTATAAGTGTCGACCCAAAAGAGGTCACCTTATTTGGTTCGGAAACGAGCCTGGAGAAAATAGATGAAGTAGTTCTTCCTGTAAATATCTCGAAAATTGATGGTGATACAGAACTGGAACTTGATCTTGATAAACCGGAAAGTGTACAAAAAATGTCCTTGGGTAAGGCAAAGGTCAAGATTCGTACAGAGAAAGTTGATGTGGATGAAGAGAATGCAGAGCCAGTCGTAGAAGAGGAAGAACCAGAAACCGAACAAAAACAAGAAGAACAAGTAGTCGAAGAAGAAGCAGAAGAAGATGAACCGGCTGCCATTGAGTCTAAAACTTTCAACAATATACAAATAGTGCCTGTGGGCATACAGGATGACCAAAATGCCGAATTGGAATCCGATGTAACTAGCATCACTTTGCTTGGTGAGGCGGATGATTTGAAGAAAATAACTAAAGACGACATTAATCTTACAGTAGATGTGAGTAATTTAGATGAAGGTACGCATGATGTGGATTTGGCGGTAACAGTGCCTGAGGGAGTGGAATGGGAACTGGATTCTAAAACGGTTTCGGTCACCATCTCACAAAAAGACGAAGAGACATGA
- the glmM gene encoding phosphoglucosamine mutase: MGKYFGTDGVRGIANSELTPELAFKLGRFGGYVLTRNTEKPKVLIGRDTRISGEMLEGALVAGLLSIGAEVMRLGVISTPGVAYLTKALSAEAGVMISASHNPVADNGIKFFGPDGFKLSDDQEAEIEALLDMEKDELPRPVGGDLGHLNDYFEGGQKYLQYLKQSVDEDFTGIHVALDCAHGATSALAMHLFADLDADISTMGASPNGLNINDKVGSTHPEALAEFLKEKGADVGLAFDGDGDRVIAIDEKGNIVDGDQIMYICAKYLKENNRLKQGTVVSTIMSNLGFYKGLEEHGIQSAQTAVGDRYVVEEMRKGGYNLGGEQSGHIIFLDYNTTGDGLLTGLQLVNIMSDTKKTLSELAGEMKKYPQTLINVRVTDKHAVTDNEKVQEVIKAVEEEMDGNGRILVRPSGTEPLVRVMAEAPTAEECTNYVDRIVAVVRAEMGMNE, translated from the coding sequence ATGGGTAAATATTTTGGAACAGACGGAGTCAGGGGTATAGCGAATAGCGAATTAACACCGGAGTTGGCATTTAAACTAGGCCGTTTTGGTGGCTACGTGCTTACTAGAAATACAGAGAAACCCAAAGTGCTGATAGGACGCGATACTCGAATTTCAGGTGAAATGCTGGAAGGTGCGCTTGTTGCCGGTCTTTTATCCATAGGGGCTGAGGTGATGCGCCTCGGTGTCATTTCGACACCGGGAGTTGCCTATTTAACAAAGGCCTTAAGTGCTGAAGCAGGTGTCATGATTTCCGCTTCCCATAATCCAGTAGCGGATAATGGGATTAAATTCTTTGGACCGGATGGGTTTAAGTTATCCGATGATCAAGAAGCGGAAATTGAAGCACTATTAGATATGGAAAAGGATGAACTTCCACGCCCTGTAGGCGGAGATTTAGGCCATTTGAACGATTATTTCGAAGGAGGGCAAAAGTATCTCCAGTACTTGAAACAATCAGTGGATGAAGATTTTACAGGCATTCATGTTGCTCTTGATTGTGCACATGGGGCGACATCTGCCTTGGCAATGCATTTGTTTGCAGATCTTGATGCAGACATCTCTACGATGGGGGCATCGCCCAATGGCTTGAACATTAATGATAAGGTAGGTTCCACCCATCCTGAGGCACTTGCTGAATTCTTAAAGGAAAAAGGTGCGGATGTCGGACTTGCATTCGATGGTGACGGAGACCGCGTCATTGCGATAGATGAAAAAGGAAATATAGTGGATGGCGACCAAATCATGTATATCTGTGCGAAATACTTGAAAGAAAATAACCGTCTGAAACAAGGAACAGTGGTTTCTACGATCATGAGCAACCTTGGTTTTTATAAAGGTCTTGAAGAGCATGGTATACAAAGCGCCCAGACGGCAGTGGGGGATCGCTATGTGGTCGAGGAGATGCGAAAAGGCGGCTATAACCTTGGCGGCGAACAATCCGGACATATCATCTTCCTGGACTATAATACGACAGGCGATGGCTTATTGACGGGCCTGCAGCTTGTGAACATCATGAGTGATACCAAAAAAACCTTATCGGAGCTCGCTGGCGAGATGAAGAAATATCCACAAACGCTGATCAATGTCAGAGTTACCGATAAACACGCTGTAACCGATAATGAAAAGGTACAGGAAGTCATCAAGGCAGTCGAAGAGGAAATGGACGGAAACGGTCGAATTTTGGTGAGACCATCCGGTACTGAACCGCTAGTCCGTGTTATGGCTGAAGCACCGACAGCTGAGGAATGCACTAATTATGTAGATCGCATCGTCGCAGTTGTAAGAGCGGAAATGGGAATGAACGAATAA
- the glmS gene encoding glutamine--fructose-6-phosphate transaminase (isomerizing), whose protein sequence is MCGIVGYIGLNDAKEILLKGLEKLEYRGYDSSGIAVRNEAGVTIFKEKGRIADLRGAVDENTMAHTGIGHTRWATHGVPSRENAHPHQSNSGRLTLVHNGVIENYAILKREYLKDVAFKSETDTEVIVQLIEKFVNEGMEVEEAFRQTLTLLEGSYAIALLDAENDETILVAKNKSPLLIGVGKDFNVVASDAMAMLQVTDQFLELMDKEMVIVTKEKVTIKNLSNEEVMRAPYTAELDASDIEKGTYPHYMLKEVDEQPAVIRKIIQAYQNEEGKLAIDYSITEAVSEADRIYIIACGTSYHAGLIGKQFIEKMTEIPVEVHVASEFTYNMPLLSKKPLFIFISQSGETADSRAVLVSIKALGHKALTITNVPGSTLSREADYTLLLHAGPEIAVASTKAYTAQVAVLSILANVTGQFRNMEYDFDLVKELGIVATAMEALCDSKEEMEDIAREYLSVTRNCFFIGRSLDYYVVLEGALKLKEISYIQAEGFAGGELKHGTIALIEEGTPVIALATQAGVNLSIRGNVKEVVARGANPCIISMKGLEEEDDRFVIPEVNELLTPLISVIPLQLIAYYAALHRECDVDKPRNLAKSVTVE, encoded by the coding sequence ATGTGTGGAATTGTTGGATATATTGGACTTAACGATGCAAAGGAAATTTTATTAAAAGGTCTTGAAAAACTTGAATACCGTGGTTATGACTCTTCAGGGATTGCTGTGAGAAATGAAGCAGGCGTTACAATCTTTAAGGAAAAGGGAAGAATCGCGGACTTACGCGGAGCCGTGGATGAAAATACTATGGCACATACTGGAATAGGACATACACGCTGGGCCACCCATGGTGTGCCAAGCCGTGAAAATGCCCATCCTCACCAAAGTAATTCAGGTCGATTGACTTTAGTTCATAATGGGGTCATTGAAAACTATGCGATTCTAAAACGTGAATATTTGAAGGATGTTGCCTTTAAAAGTGAAACGGATACGGAAGTCATCGTTCAACTCATAGAGAAGTTCGTAAACGAGGGCATGGAAGTGGAAGAGGCGTTCCGTCAAACACTCACTCTTCTGGAGGGTTCATATGCCATTGCCCTATTGGATGCTGAAAATGATGAAACCATCTTAGTCGCAAAAAATAAAAGCCCGCTGCTAATCGGTGTCGGAAAAGACTTTAACGTTGTCGCTTCGGATGCAATGGCCATGTTGCAAGTCACAGATCAATTCCTTGAACTGATGGATAAGGAAATGGTTATCGTGACAAAAGAAAAGGTAACGATCAAGAACCTTTCCAACGAAGAAGTCATGCGTGCTCCATACACTGCTGAACTGGATGCGAGTGATATTGAAAAAGGTACGTATCCGCACTATATGCTTAAAGAAGTCGACGAGCAGCCAGCTGTCATACGTAAAATCATTCAAGCATACCAAAATGAAGAAGGTAAACTTGCAATCGATTATAGCATTACTGAAGCCGTAAGTGAGGCTGACCGTATTTATATCATCGCTTGCGGAACCAGCTATCATGCAGGGTTGATTGGTAAGCAATTCATCGAAAAAATGACTGAAATTCCGGTTGAGGTCCATGTGGCATCGGAATTCACTTACAATATGCCGTTATTATCGAAAAAACCGCTATTCATCTTCATTTCACAAAGTGGTGAAACTGCAGATAGCCGTGCCGTGTTAGTGTCCATCAAAGCGCTTGGTCATAAAGCCCTGACCATCACGAACGTACCTGGCTCTACATTGTCACGTGAAGCGGATTATACGCTCTTGCTGCATGCTGGCCCTGAAATTGCCGTTGCCTCTACAAAGGCCTACACAGCTCAAGTGGCAGTCTTATCGATCTTAGCGAATGTAACTGGCCAATTCCGTAACATGGAGTATGATTTCGACCTTGTAAAAGAGCTTGGAATCGTTGCGACAGCAATGGAAGCCCTATGTGATTCGAAAGAAGAGATGGAAGACATTGCCCGTGAATATTTGTCCGTTACGAGAAACTGCTTCTTCATTGGCCGTTCCCTTGACTACTATGTTGTGCTTGAAGGGGCCCTTAAGCTGAAGGAGATTTCATACATCCAGGCGGAAGGCTTTGCTGGCGGAGAGCTTAAACATGGAACGATCGCCTTGATTGAAGAAGGTACACCTGTCATAGCCCTTGCTACGCAAGCGGGTGTCAACCTAAGCATCCGTGGTAATGTAAAGGAAGTGGTTGCCCGAGGCGCCAACCCTTGCATCATTTCCATGAAGGGGCTTGAAGAAGAGGATGACCGTTTCGTCATCCCGGAAGTGAATGAACTATTAACACCCCTTATCTCTGTTATCCCGCTGCAGCTCATTGCTTACTACGCAGCCTTGCACCGCGAATGTGACGTGGATAAACCACGTAACCTTGCGAAAAGTGTAACGGTTGAGTAA
- a CDS encoding iron chaperone, with translation MEVFAEFLANIDNPQHRDRTEEVLAWVTKKFPNLMPKIAWNQPMFTDHDTYIIGFSVAKHHLAVAPEKAGIDHFSDEIVQAGYDHTKQLVRIKWDSPVDYSLLEKMIEFNIFDKADCSTFWRK, from the coding sequence ATGGAAGTTTTTGCAGAATTTTTAGCGAATATTGATAACCCGCAACATAGGGACCGAACGGAAGAAGTCTTGGCTTGGGTAACTAAGAAATTTCCAAATTTAATGCCGAAGATTGCGTGGAATCAGCCTATGTTTACCGATCATGACACATATATTATTGGCTTTAGTGTAGCGAAACATCATTTGGCTGTTGCCCCTGAAAAGGCAGGGATTGATCATTTTTCTGATGAAATCGTGCAGGCTGGCTATGATCACACCAAGCAGTTGGTACGTATCAAGTGGGACAGTCCGGTTGATTATTCATTACTTGAAAAAATGATCGAGTTTAATATTTTTGATAAGGCAGACTGTTCAACTTTTTGGAGGAAATAA
- a CDS encoding type II CAAX endopeptidase family protein yields the protein MDTNIKQTHRFILYITILIMIIFPFAQLILQELFFQINKQLFFFLSKLVFIYVLFHFLKKKKITLSSIRLKKVHIKYILLGILMGIIVHMITMFFGRIQYYLLTGEWLTAEKIVNTLMESSKNISFYSIIMIGFSVAISEEILFRGILLKQYQRMNIKSAIILSALIFSIYHMTVGNLVFAFVIGISFALLTIYTGSIVPAIFFHFLVNEIMRIIMHFPEKVTETYFKVMVSPITAITGLIFFLSILTFLFIKVRKNNQFQSGKVKFFDGYIILLFLMYVLFLTIK from the coding sequence ATGGATACTAATATTAAGCAAACTCATCGCTTTATATTATATATAACAATACTAATTATGATTATTTTTCCTTTTGCACAACTTATATTACAAGAACTTTTTTTCCAAATAAACAAACAATTATTTTTCTTTTTAAGTAAACTGGTTTTTATCTATGTGCTTTTTCATTTCTTAAAAAAGAAAAAAATAACCTTATCGAGCATTAGGCTTAAAAAGGTACATATAAAATATATACTTCTTGGTATTTTAATGGGTATTATAGTTCACATGATAACTATGTTTTTTGGTAGGATTCAATATTATCTACTAACCGGCGAATGGCTTACTGCTGAAAAAATTGTTAATACACTTATGGAGAGTAGTAAAAACATAAGTTTTTACAGCATTATCATGATTGGCTTTTCAGTGGCGATTAGTGAAGAAATTCTTTTTAGAGGCATATTATTAAAACAATATCAGAGAATGAACATAAAGTCGGCCATAATTTTAAGTGCTCTTATTTTTAGCATTTATCATATGACGGTGGGAAACTTGGTTTTTGCATTTGTAATTGGTATCTCTTTTGCACTATTAACCATCTATACTGGAAGTATTGTTCCGGCTATCTTTTTTCACTTTTTAGTGAATGAAATAATGAGGATCATCATGCATTTCCCAGAAAAGGTTACTGAAACTTATTTTAAGGTAATGGTGTCTCCAATTACTGCCATAACAGGTTTAATATTTTTTCTATCTATATTAACTTTTTTATTTATAAAGGTAAGAAAAAATAATCAATTTCAAAGTGGAAAAGTTAAATTCTTTGATGGATATATTATTTTGTTGTTTTTGATGTATGTTCTTTTCCTAACAATAAAATAA
- a CDS encoding HAMP domain-containing sensor histidine kinase codes for MRSNRFFKQMLGILFFLTFNSICFSAGYYIIELLPLRLPDFVRYLTTIITSIAIMILIGYLMHAIHHNKRANIYLEIINALRKIANGDYNVQLDFKIDRKNEMTDIINHFNHMAKQLKQMEEMRQEFISNVSHEIQSPLTSIVGFAQALQYNKLTIEERNHYLHIIETESRRLSKLSDNLLKLTSLESEHHPFERTDFRLDQQIRTIILACEPTWLEKELEMDISLEKIRIFADQDLMSQVWTNLIHNSVKFTRHRGKITIRLQQIDDLASITISDNGIGISETDQFHIFERFYKADLARERTKSGSGLGLSIVKKIIEMHEGTISVESELDKGTTFTILLPIS; via the coding sequence ATGAGAAGCAATCGATTTTTCAAACAAATGCTTGGCATATTGTTTTTTCTTACGTTTAATTCAATTTGCTTTTCGGCCGGGTACTATATCATTGAGCTATTGCCATTAAGGTTACCCGATTTTGTACGGTATCTGACCACAATCATCACAAGCATCGCAATCATGATATTAATTGGCTATCTTATGCATGCCATCCATCACAATAAACGGGCAAATATTTACCTCGAGATCATTAATGCCTTAAGGAAAATAGCAAATGGCGATTATAATGTTCAATTGGATTTTAAAATCGATAGGAAAAACGAAATGACCGATATCATTAACCACTTCAATCACATGGCCAAGCAATTGAAGCAAATGGAAGAGATGCGGCAGGAATTCATCTCTAACGTCTCACACGAAATACAGTCGCCCCTAACCTCCATCGTAGGATTTGCCCAAGCTCTTCAATATAATAAGCTGACAATCGAAGAACGAAATCATTATCTTCATATAATTGAGACAGAGAGCAGGAGATTATCTAAATTAAGTGATAACCTTCTAAAGCTTACATCCCTGGAATCTGAGCATCATCCTTTTGAAAGGACAGACTTCCGGCTGGATCAGCAAATACGAACCATTATTTTGGCTTGTGAACCGACGTGGTTGGAAAAAGAACTCGAAATGGATATATCTTTAGAAAAGATTCGAATTTTTGCAGACCAGGATTTAATGAGCCAAGTATGGACAAATTTAATACACAATAGTGTCAAATTCACCCGCCATCGTGGAAAGATCACGATTCGATTACAACAGATTGATGACCTGGCATCCATAACGATATCCGACAATGGAATTGGCATATCTGAAACAGACCAGTTCCATATATTCGAACGATTCTATAAAGCCGACCTGGCAAGGGAACGTACAAAAAGCGGGAGCGGTTTAGGTCTGTCCATCGTGAAAAAGATTATTGAAATGCATGAAGGGACCATATCCGTGGAAAGTGAGCTCGATAAGGGAACGACTTTCACCATTCTGCTTCCTATTTCGTGA
- a CDS encoding response regulator transcription factor, with protein sequence MTKILIVDDDAHIRELINLLLRKEGFDLYEARDGLQALKVMEKVKIDLAVIDIMMPNMDGWQLCKELREFSDIPILMLTAKGETTQKVKGFGLGADDYLVKPFEPIELVLRIKALLKRYKITISQTLNIGELKMNRNTHEMSFKEQEYTIPLKEFELLFKLASYPGKTFSREDLIEDIWGYDYEGDERTVDVHIKRVRERFPESEFPFRIKTIWGLGYRLEITR encoded by the coding sequence ATGACAAAAATATTGATAGTAGATGATGATGCACATATTCGCGAACTTATAAACCTGTTGTTAAGAAAAGAAGGATTCGATCTATATGAGGCCCGTGATGGACTGCAAGCATTGAAAGTAATGGAGAAGGTGAAAATCGATTTGGCAGTCATCGATATTATGATGCCTAACATGGATGGATGGCAATTATGCAAAGAGTTAAGGGAATTTAGTGATATCCCCATTTTAATGCTGACTGCAAAAGGGGAAACAACTCAAAAAGTAAAAGGATTCGGTCTTGGGGCAGATGATTATCTTGTAAAGCCATTTGAACCGATCGAATTGGTTCTTAGAATAAAGGCATTACTTAAACGGTATAAAATCACTATTTCACAAACATTAAATATCGGCGAATTAAAGATGAATCGCAACACGCATGAAATGTCATTCAAAGAACAGGAATATACGATTCCATTAAAAGAATTCGAATTGTTGTTTAAATTAGCAAGCTATCCTGGAAAAACTTTTTCCAGGGAAGATCTTATTGAAGACATTTGGGGCTATGATTATGAAGGTGATGAACGAACTGTCGATGTACATATTAAAAGAGTGAGAGAACGGTTTCCGGAATCGGAGTTCCCCTTCCGAATTAAAACGATTTGGGGATTGGGCTACCGTTTGGAGATAACGAGATGA
- a CDS encoding ABC transporter ATP-binding protein, translating into MSEAKNQKGWRQFIRLIQQTKPSKLMIGIALALSLGTTGVGLLVPLFTKNLINDFSISSLSTERITLLVLAIIVQALASGFSIYLLNRIGQSVVAGIRDQLWKKLLVLPVSYFDEHPSGETVSRMTNDTTVVKGLISEHLSNFVTGIISIVGSMIVLFVLDWKMTLLMFTAIPLSVLILMPLGKKMHKISKGMQDETASFTAVLQQVLTEIRLVKASNAEALEYQNGKKGIHKLFQFGLKEAKIQALIAPLMSFVMMALLVLILGYGGMRVSSGALTAGALVAFIMYLFQIIMPMAQLASFFTQFQKATGATERIISILDSVEEEDAMQPVQNISQSISVENLNYSYNNGEQVLKDISFNVEAGKVTAIVGPSGSGKTTLFSLFERFYKPQQGSISIGGKNINDFTLLSWRSQIGYVSQESPIVSGTIRDNICYGIERDITDEELNQVAKMAYADQFISDLPNGYDTEVGERGMKLSGGQRQRIAIARAFLRNPKILMLDEATSSLDSKSEKVVQQALNDLMKGRTTIVIAHRLSTVIGSDQIIFLEKGKITGSGTHKELYHTHSLYREFAEQQLHKLELA; encoded by the coding sequence ATGTCAGAAGCAAAAAATCAAAAGGGATGGCGCCAGTTCATTCGGTTAATTCAACAAACGAAGCCTTCTAAACTAATGATAGGGATTGCATTGGCATTAAGCCTTGGTACAACGGGTGTAGGTTTATTAGTCCCTTTATTCACAAAAAATCTAATTAATGATTTTTCGATCAGCTCACTAAGTACTGAACGGATCACCCTTCTCGTTCTTGCCATCATCGTTCAAGCATTGGCCAGTGGATTTTCCATCTATTTATTAAATCGGATCGGTCAATCTGTAGTGGCGGGTATCCGCGATCAACTATGGAAAAAATTACTCGTATTGCCCGTGAGTTATTTTGATGAACATCCCTCAGGAGAAACAGTCAGCCGAATGACAAATGATACAACTGTAGTGAAGGGATTAATCTCTGAACACCTCTCAAATTTCGTTACTGGAATCATTTCCATCGTAGGCTCCATGATCGTATTATTCGTACTGGATTGGAAAATGACATTATTGATGTTCACTGCAATTCCACTCTCTGTTTTGATATTAATGCCATTAGGGAAAAAAATGCATAAAATTTCAAAAGGGATGCAGGACGAGACAGCAAGCTTCACCGCAGTCCTTCAGCAGGTGCTAACGGAAATACGCCTTGTTAAAGCTTCGAATGCAGAAGCTTTGGAATATCAAAATGGAAAAAAAGGAATCCATAAATTATTTCAATTCGGATTAAAAGAGGCAAAAATCCAAGCGTTGATTGCGCCGCTAATGAGTTTTGTGATGATGGCATTACTCGTGCTGATTTTAGGTTATGGTGGAATGCGCGTTTCTTCAGGAGCCCTGACAGCTGGAGCTCTAGTTGCATTCATCATGTATCTTTTCCAAATAATCATGCCAATGGCTCAATTAGCTAGTTTCTTTACACAATTCCAAAAAGCAACGGGTGCAACAGAGCGCATCATTTCCATTCTGGATTCAGTGGAGGAAGAAGATGCGATGCAGCCAGTTCAAAATATAAGTCAATCAATCAGCGTGGAGAACCTGAACTATAGTTATAATAATGGAGAACAGGTACTTAAAGATATAAGCTTTAACGTTGAAGCCGGAAAGGTCACTGCAATTGTCGGCCCAAGCGGCAGCGGAAAAACGACCCTTTTTTCGTTATTCGAGCGTTTCTACAAACCACAGCAAGGGTCCATATCCATAGGCGGGAAAAACATAAATGATTTCACACTCCTTTCATGGAGAAGCCAGATTGGATATGTTTCACAAGAAAGCCCGATTGTATCAGGTACAATTCGAGATAATATTTGTTATGGCATCGAACGGGATATAACGGATGAGGAATTAAATCAAGTGGCTAAAATGGCGTATGCAGATCAGTTCATTTCTGATCTTCCGAACGGATATGATACAGAGGTTGGTGAAAGGGGCATGAAATTATCAGGGGGTCAAAGACAAAGAATCGCGATCGCTCGTGCATTTTTAAGAAACCCCAAAATATTAATGCTTGATGAAGCTACTTCCAGCCTAGACAGCAAATCAGAAAAAGTGGTTCAACAGGCATTGAATGATTTAATGAAAGGCCGAACAACAATAGTTATCGCCCACCGCCTATCGACCGTTATCGGTTCAGATCAAATCATCTTCCTTGAAAAAGGGAAAATAACAGGCAGCGGTACTCATAAAGAGCTGTATCATACGCATTCATTATATCGAGAATTTGCTGAACAGCAGTTGCACAAACTTGAACTGGCCTAA